A single region of the Ptychodera flava strain L36383 chromosome 9, AS_Pfla_20210202, whole genome shotgun sequence genome encodes:
- the LOC139140210 gene encoding histone H4 has translation MSGRGKGGKGLGKGGAKRHRKVLRDNIQGITKPAIRRLARRGGVKRISGLIYEETRGVLKVFLENVIRDAVTYTEHAKRKTVTAMDVVYALKRQGRTLYGFGG, from the coding sequence ATGTCTGGTCGTGGTAAAGGAGGCAAAGGTCTGGGAAAAGGAGGCGCCAAGCGTCATCGTAAGGTGTTGCGTGATAACATCCAGGGTATCACCAAGCCAGCTATCCGTCGTCTGGCCCGTCGTGGTGGTGTCAAGCGTATCTCTGGTCTCATCTACGAAGAAACCCGTGGTGTACTCAAGGTCTTCTTGGAGAACGTCATCCGTGATGCCGTCACCTACACCGAGCACGCCAAGAGAAAGACCGTCACCGCCATGGATGTCGTCTACGCTCTGAAACGCCAGGGCCGTACTCTCTACGGTTTCGGCGGTTAG
- the LOC139140237 gene encoding histone H4: MSGRGKGGKGLGKGGAKRHRKVLRDNIQGITKPAIRRLARRGGVKRISGLIYEETRGVLKVFLENVIRDAVTYTEHAKRKTVTAMDVVYALKRQGRTLYGFGG, translated from the coding sequence ATGTCTGGTCGTGGTAAAGGAGGCAAAGGTCTGGGAAAAGGAGGCGCCAAGCGTCATCGTAAGGTGTTGCGTGATAACATCCAGGGTATCACCAAACCAGCTATCCGTCGTCTGGCCCGTCGTGGTGGTGTCAAGCGTATCTCTGGTCTCATCTACGAAGAAACCCGTGGTGTACTCAAGGTCTTCTTGGAGAATGTCATCCGTGATGCCGTCACCTACACCGAGCACGCCAAGAGAAAGACCGTCACCGCCATGGATGTCGTCTACGCTCTGAAACGCCAGGGCCGTACTCTCTACGGTTTCGGCGGTTAG